The following are encoded together in the Tatumella ptyseos genome:
- the gyrA gene encoding DNA topoisomerase (ATP-hydrolyzing) subunit A — protein sequence MSDLAREITPVNIEEELKTSYLDYAMSVIVGRALPDVRDGLKPVHRRVLFAMNELSNDWNKPYKKSARVVGDVIGKYHPHGDSAVYDAIVRMAQPFSLRYMLVDGQGNFGSIDGDSAAAMRYTEVRMAKITHELLADLEKETVDFVPNYDGNEQIPDVLPTRVPNLLVNGSSGIAVGMATNIPPHNMTEVINGTLAYIDDNDISLEALMEHIPGPDFPTAAIINGRRGIEEAYRTGRGKIYIRARGEVQADAKTGRETIVIHEIPYQVNKARLIEKIAELVKDKRIEGISALRDESDKDGMRIVIEIKRDAVGEVVLNNLYSLTQLQTSFGINMVALHQGQPKIMPLKDILEAFVRHRREVVTRRTIFELRKARDRAHILEGLAIALANIDPIIELIRRAPTPAEAKAGLIAQGWALGNVAAMLEKAGNDAARPEWLEEQYGIRGDTYFLTEQQAQAILDLRLQKLTGLEHEKLLDEYKALLEEIAELLHILGSGERLMEVIREELEAVREQFGDERRTEITANSADINIEDLINQEDVVVTLSHQGYVKYQPLSDYEAQRRGGKGKSAARIKDEDFIDRLLVANTHDTILCFSSRGRLYWMKVYQLPEASRGARGRPIVNLLPLEANERITAILPVKEYAEGVNVFMATASGTVKKTALTDFSRPRSAGIIAINLRDDDSLIGVALTKGEDEAMLFSAAGKVVRFSEQAVRTMGRTAAGVRGIKLAPEDQVVSLIIPDAEGAIMTVTENGFGKRTATQEYPTKSRATQGVISIKVTERNGPVIGAVQVVDSDQIMMITDAGTLVRTRVSEVSIVGRNTQGVILIRTADDEKVVGLQRVAEPVAEEELDAIDGSVPEGEDSLPPEVDNEDDEVIDDE from the coding sequence ATGAGCGACCTTGCAAGAGAAATCACACCGGTTAATATCGAGGAAGAGCTAAAAACCTCTTACCTTGATTATGCCATGTCGGTCATTGTTGGCCGCGCGTTACCTGATGTCCGTGATGGATTGAAGCCTGTTCACCGTCGCGTGCTATTCGCGATGAACGAATTAAGTAACGACTGGAATAAACCATACAAAAAATCTGCCCGTGTCGTCGGTGACGTTATCGGTAAATATCATCCACACGGTGATTCTGCAGTCTATGATGCGATAGTTCGTATGGCGCAACCATTCTCCCTACGTTATATGTTGGTCGATGGCCAAGGTAACTTTGGGTCAATCGATGGTGACTCTGCTGCTGCGATGCGTTATACCGAAGTGCGCATGGCGAAAATTACCCATGAATTACTCGCCGATCTCGAAAAAGAGACCGTAGACTTTGTTCCTAACTATGATGGGAATGAACAAATCCCTGATGTTTTACCTACACGTGTCCCTAACCTATTAGTGAATGGGTCATCGGGTATCGCTGTCGGTATGGCGACCAATATTCCGCCCCATAACATGACGGAAGTGATTAACGGTACCTTGGCTTATATTGATGATAACGACATCTCCTTAGAAGCCTTAATGGAACATATTCCAGGACCTGACTTCCCGACCGCTGCGATTATTAATGGACGTCGTGGTATTGAAGAAGCTTACCGCACTGGTCGTGGTAAAATTTACATTCGTGCCCGGGGTGAAGTGCAGGCTGATGCCAAAACTGGCCGCGAAACGATTGTTATCCACGAGATCCCTTATCAAGTTAACAAAGCGCGTTTAATTGAGAAAATCGCGGAGTTAGTTAAAGACAAGCGGATCGAAGGGATTAGCGCACTGCGTGACGAATCTGATAAAGACGGTATGCGTATCGTTATCGAGATCAAACGCGATGCCGTAGGTGAAGTGGTTTTAAATAACCTTTACTCGCTGACGCAATTACAGACCTCGTTCGGTATCAATATGGTTGCCTTGCACCAAGGCCAACCTAAAATCATGCCGCTGAAGGATATTCTCGAAGCCTTCGTCCGTCACCGCCGTGAAGTGGTGACCCGCAGAACCATTTTTGAACTGCGTAAAGCGCGTGACCGTGCGCACATCTTAGAAGGCTTAGCGATAGCGCTAGCGAATATCGATCCGATCATCGAGCTAATCCGTCGTGCGCCAACACCTGCTGAAGCAAAAGCAGGCCTTATCGCGCAAGGCTGGGCATTAGGTAACGTTGCCGCAATGCTTGAAAAAGCAGGCAACGATGCAGCGCGTCCGGAGTGGTTAGAAGAGCAGTACGGTATTCGTGGAGATACTTATTTCCTCACCGAGCAACAAGCTCAAGCTATCCTTGACTTGCGCCTACAAAAGCTGACTGGTCTTGAGCACGAAAAACTGCTGGATGAGTACAAAGCGTTACTTGAAGAGATTGCCGAGCTTCTGCATATCCTCGGTAGCGGTGAGCGACTAATGGAAGTGATTCGTGAAGAGCTGGAAGCCGTACGCGAACAGTTTGGTGACGAACGTCGTACTGAAATTACCGCAAACAGCGCTGATATTAATATCGAAGATTTGATTAACCAAGAAGATGTCGTGGTCACCTTATCGCATCAAGGTTATGTCAAATATCAACCGTTATCAGACTACGAAGCGCAACGCCGTGGTGGTAAAGGTAAGTCGGCAGCACGTATTAAAGACGAAGACTTTATTGATCGATTGCTGGTGGCTAACACTCACGATACGATCCTCTGCTTCTCTTCACGAGGACGCCTTTACTGGATGAAGGTTTATCAGTTACCTGAGGCAAGTCGTGGCGCACGGGGCCGTCCGATCGTCAACCTACTGCCACTTGAGGCTAACGAGCGGATCACCGCGATTCTGCCGGTAAAAGAGTACGCAGAAGGGGTCAACGTCTTTATGGCAACGGCGAGCGGTACCGTGAAGAAAACGGCACTGACTGACTTTAGCCGTCCAAGAAGTGCGGGGATCATTGCGATTAACCTGCGTGATGATGACTCGTTGATCGGCGTTGCCTTAACTAAAGGCGAAGATGAGGCGATGTTATTCTCGGCTGCCGGTAAAGTCGTTCGTTTCTCTGAGCAAGCAGTTAGAACGATGGGCCGTACCGCAGCAGGTGTTCGTGGTATTAAATTAGCACCAGAAGATCAAGTCGTTTCATTGATTATTCCTGATGCAGAAGGAGCGATCATGACCGTGACGGAAAACGGTTTTGGTAAGCGTACCGCAACGCAAGAATATCCAACAAAGTCGCGGGCAACCCAAGGGGTTATTTCGATTAAAGTGACTGAGCGTAATGGTCCGGTGATTGGTGCGGTACAAGTTGTTGATAGTGACCAGATCATGATGATCACCGATGCAGGAACTTTAGTCAGAACCCGTGTCTCGGAAGTCAGTATTGTGGGTCGTAACACCCAAGGTGTTATCCTGATTCGCACTGCCGACGATGAGAAAGTCGTTGGGTTACAACGTGTCGCTGAACCTGTTGCAGAAGAGGAACTCGACGCAATTGATGGTTCTGTTCCTGAAGGCGAAGACAGTTTACCCCCTGAAGTCGATAACGAGGACGATGAAGTTATCGATGATGAGTGA